A single region of the Novosphingobium sp. genome encodes:
- a CDS encoding LacI family DNA-binding transcriptional regulator yields MSEKRPTLDDVARLVGVSGKTVARVINGEPGVGEAMRARVMAVVEQIGYQANVSARALASSRTFRIGILSSAITRFFMTQIYRGVSDVCLARGYQMVLRELEGNTPEELVDLERQLRANPLDGLFVAAPLSDNHALLDMLDRLKIRYVRHSPIDDVDRSDAVFADDVAGASALARHLWDLGHRRFGILRGPHFHLAGRLRHDAFRDQLLALGADPAEINAVMWERPQDQDTAGFAETARLLAHPSRPTAISAFNDELAAGALAQGHQMGLSLPRDLAVVGYGNAEFARLTWPPLTTVRQPNREMAICAVEWLTSAPVAAVRQQAFPIELVYRASCGRLLGNRPISG; encoded by the coding sequence ATGAGTGAAAAACGCCCCACCCTCGACGATGTCGCCCGCCTCGTGGGCGTCTCCGGCAAGACGGTCGCGCGCGTGATCAACGGCGAGCCCGGCGTGGGCGAGGCGATGCGCGCCCGCGTGATGGCGGTGGTCGAGCAGATCGGCTATCAGGCCAATGTCTCGGCACGGGCGCTGGCCAGTTCGCGCACCTTCCGCATCGGCATTCTGTCCTCGGCGATCACGCGCTTTTTCATGACGCAGATCTATCGCGGCGTGTCCGATGTGTGCCTGGCGCGCGGCTATCAGATGGTGCTGCGCGAGCTGGAGGGCAACACGCCCGAGGAACTGGTCGATCTGGAGCGGCAATTGCGCGCCAATCCGCTCGACGGCCTGTTCGTCGCCGCCCCGCTCAGCGACAATCACGCCCTGCTCGACATGCTGGACCGGCTGAAAATCCGCTATGTCCGCCATTCGCCCATCGATGACGTCGATCGCTCCGACGCGGTCTTTGCCGATGACGTGGCCGGGGCCAGCGCCCTTGCGCGCCATCTCTGGGATCTGGGCCATCGCCGCTTCGGCATTCTGCGCGGGCCGCATTTCCATCTGGCCGGACGGCTGCGCCACGATGCCTTTCGCGATCAGTTGCTGGCGCTGGGCGCCGACCCCGCCGAAATCAACGCCGTCATGTGGGAAAGGCCGCAGGATCAGGACACCGCCGGTTTTGCCGAGACCGCGCGCCTGCTCGCCCACCCGTCCCGCCCCACCGCCATTTCGGCCTTCAACGACGAGCTGGCCGCGGGCGCTCTGGCTCAGGGCCATCAGATGGGGCTGAGCCTGCCGCGCGATCTGGCGGTGGTCGGCTATGGCAATGCCGAATTCGCGCGGCTGACCTGGCCGCCCTTGACCACCGTGCGCCAGCCCAACCGCGAAATGGCCATCTGCGCGGTGGAATGGCTGACCAGCGCCCCGGTCGCTGCCGTGCGGCAACAGGCCTTTCCCATCGAGCTGGTCTATCGCGCCAGTTGCGGACGATTGCTCGGCAACCGCCCGATCTCGGGTTGA
- a CDS encoding LacI family DNA-binding transcriptional regulator, giving the protein MARAPRRSSQAVTMAMVAQRAGVSTMTVSNVINGRQTTAEPTRQLVLEAIRELGYRPNAAAQALASAIQPHIGLLYHNAQNGFVSALLIGALAGASKFRVQLTAQPFERRELASIGDHIDQLIRDGVNALLLPPPLGEIINDSPLARQIGIPMIALAPGDTLSRIPSVRIDDVSAAHEMTRHLIAMGHRRIGFIRANGTNLIRQTRHRGYCAALEEAGLPYDPALVVDSALNYETGMTAATMLLTLPRRPSAILSSNDEMAAATISVAHRMGLSVPGDVSVCGFDDDPLAVKIWPELTTMHQPIAQIAERGMAELVQRLRDPGKEAPQPEAIYLPYTLIQRESVGRVEG; this is encoded by the coding sequence GTGGCCAGAGCCCCAAGACGATCCAGTCAGGCCGTGACCATGGCGATGGTGGCGCAGCGCGCGGGCGTGTCGACCATGACGGTCTCCAACGTCATCAACGGGCGCCAGACCACCGCCGAACCCACCCGCCAGCTTGTGCTCGAGGCGATCCGCGAACTGGGCTATCGCCCCAATGCCGCCGCGCAGGCGCTGGCCAGCGCGATCCAGCCGCATATCGGCCTGCTCTATCACAATGCGCAGAACGGCTTTGTCAGCGCGCTGTTGATCGGCGCTCTGGCGGGCGCCTCGAAGTTCCGCGTCCAGCTTACGGCCCAGCCCTTCGAGCGGCGCGAACTCGCCTCCATCGGCGACCATATCGACCAGTTGATCCGCGATGGCGTCAACGCCCTGCTGCTGCCGCCGCCGCTGGGCGAGATCATCAATGACAGCCCCCTGGCCCGGCAGATCGGCATCCCGATGATCGCCCTGGCCCCCGGTGACACGCTGAGCCGCATCCCCTCGGTGCGCATCGACGATGTCTCGGCCGCGCATGAGATGACGCGCCATCTGATCGCCATGGGCCACCGGCGCATCGGCTTTATCCGCGCCAATGGCACCAATCTGATCCGCCAGACCCGCCATCGCGGCTATTGCGCGGCGCTGGAAGAGGCCGGCCTGCCCTATGACCCGGCGCTGGTGGTGGACAGCGCGCTGAATTACGAAACCGGCATGACGGCGGCCACCATGCTGCTCACCCTGCCCCGGCGGCCCAGCGCCATCCTGTCGAGCAATGACGAAATGGCCGCCGCGACGATCTCGGTGGCCCATCGCATGGGCCTTTCGGTGCCGGGGGATGTGTCGGTCTGCGGTTTCGACGATGATCCGCTGGCGGTGAAAATCTGGCCCGAACTCACCACCATGCACCAGCCGATCGCCCAGATCGCCGAGCGCGGCATGGCCGAGCTGGTGCAGCGGTTGCGCGATCCCGGCAAGGAGGCGCCGCAGCCCGAGGCTATCTATCTGCCCTACACGCTGATCCAGCGCGAGTCGGTGGGCCGCGTCGAGGGCTGA
- a CDS encoding TonB-dependent receptor produces the protein MTKTLLRGGVAPLSLALAVLAPCAALAQTAPAAAPAADGPAPGDIVVTAQKRSERLQDVPLAVTAVGGDMLAKRQINDTSSLVAAVPSLTFQQGANPTNTVFRIRGIGTALFGQGVESSVSTVVDGVVAVRAAQGFSDLSDVERIEVLRGPQGTLFGKNATAGVISVTTARPSHKLEAGFDATIAEHDEYRVKGTVSGPLSDTVRARISGFYNNVKGVTYNVGTGKWVNGEKSGGVRGKLEWDAADNLNLLFTGEYRQSDSNCCASTLIAATTPGLLQVMGPVTPGRNNRTISEDSDTYANSRSQTYSMQANWDLDKVTLTSVTAYQKYHLAVNQPIDRINSTTPLYLGPTSAAPYSYWNQNHGIVDLSAFSEELRVANKGHGRFNYVGGVFFMTSILDRPFDRRRAQCTGGTLYQACPAANTVWQSAASDAHLKQTSVAAFGQVDYQVWRGLKAIGGLRVGYEEGTNAGWRQGAIQPGDVVFPSNGTSSGSTSAHDTSLTGKVGLQYEFSRSAQAYGSYTRGYKGLGYDTEISNGFASQTVLKPEYVNAYELGFKGSAFDRKLSFNAALFLSEYSNLQVQANRSDPATGVIQFVPTNAGTASSRGVELETTFRLNSHFSLNASVTYAKTEVNIDGLNCPIEFQNTTSSPASSGMPINQCYRNGTTYQQNLRGAPLPASPKWRISAVPRYEAPVSSNLNAFGQIGVVYTSAQNFTLEQDPLAVQGAYTLVDASIGLSDASGRYTFTLFVKNLFDKNYLTSIGHNSLLSTTATPYDMVGTYNKDASRYFGGSISYRFR, from the coding sequence ATGACCAAGACCCTGTTGCGCGGCGGCGTTGCCCCGCTGTCTTTGGCCCTGGCCGTGCTGGCGCCCTGCGCCGCTCTGGCCCAAACCGCGCCTGCCGCTGCCCCGGCCGCTGACGGCCCGGCCCCCGGCGACATCGTGGTGACCGCGCAAAAGCGCTCCGAGCGCCTGCAGGACGTGCCGCTGGCCGTCACCGCCGTGGGTGGCGACATGCTGGCCAAGCGCCAGATCAATGACACCAGCTCGCTGGTCGCCGCCGTGCCCTCGCTGACCTTCCAGCAGGGCGCCAATCCCACCAACACCGTCTTCCGCATCCGCGGCATCGGCACCGCGCTCTTCGGTCAGGGCGTGGAATCCTCGGTCTCCACCGTGGTCGATGGCGTGGTCGCCGTGCGCGCCGCCCAGGGCTTCTCGGACCTGTCCGATGTCGAGCGCATCGAGGTGCTGCGCGGGCCGCAGGGCACGCTGTTCGGCAAGAACGCCACCGCCGGCGTCATCAGCGTCACCACCGCCCGCCCCTCGCACAAGCTGGAAGCCGGCTTCGACGCCACCATCGCCGAGCATGACGAATATCGCGTCAAGGGCACCGTCTCGGGCCCGCTCAGCGACACGGTGCGCGCCCGCATCTCGGGCTTTTACAACAATGTGAAGGGCGTCACCTACAATGTCGGCACCGGCAAATGGGTGAACGGCGAAAAGAGCGGCGGCGTGCGCGGCAAGCTCGAATGGGATGCGGCGGACAATCTCAACCTGCTCTTCACCGGCGAATACCGCCAGAGCGACTCCAACTGCTGCGCCTCCACGCTGATCGCGGCCACCACGCCCGGCCTGCTGCAGGTGATGGGGCCCGTCACGCCCGGCCGCAACAACCGCACCATCAGCGAAGACAGCGACACCTATGCCAACAGCCGCTCGCAGACCTATTCGATGCAGGCCAACTGGGACCTCGACAAGGTCACGCTGACCTCGGTCACCGCCTATCAGAAGTATCATCTGGCGGTGAACCAGCCGATCGACCGCATCAATTCGACCACGCCGCTCTATCTGGGGCCGACGTCCGCCGCGCCCTATTCCTACTGGAACCAGAACCACGGCATCGTCGACCTCTCGGCCTTCAGCGAGGAGCTGCGCGTCGCCAACAAGGGCCATGGCCGCTTCAACTATGTCGGCGGCGTGTTCTTCATGACCAGCATCCTCGACCGTCCCTTCGACCGTCGCCGCGCCCAGTGCACCGGCGGCACGCTCTATCAGGCCTGCCCCGCCGCCAACACCGTGTGGCAGTCGGCGGCCAGCGACGCGCATCTCAAGCAGACCAGCGTGGCCGCCTTCGGTCAGGTCGACTATCAGGTGTGGCGCGGCCTGAAGGCCATCGGCGGGCTGCGCGTCGGCTATGAGGAAGGCACCAACGCGGGCTGGCGTCAGGGCGCGATCCAGCCGGGCGATGTGGTGTTCCCCTCGAACGGCACCTCCTCGGGTTCGACCTCGGCGCATGACACCTCGCTGACCGGCAAGGTGGGGCTGCAGTATGAGTTCAGCCGCAGTGCGCAGGCCTATGGCTCCTACACGCGCGGCTACAAGGGGCTGGGTTACGACACCGAAATCTCGAACGGTTTCGCCAGCCAGACCGTGCTGAAGCCCGAATATGTCAACGCCTATGAGCTGGGCTTCAAGGGCAGCGCCTTCGACCGCAAGCTGAGCTTCAACGCTGCGCTGTTCCTCTCGGAATACAGCAATCTGCAGGTGCAGGCCAACCGCTCGGACCCAGCGACCGGCGTGATCCAGTTCGTGCCGACCAATGCGGGCACCGCCTCCTCGCGCGGGGTCGAGCTGGAAACGACCTTCCGCCTCAACAGCCACTTCTCCCTCAACGCCTCGGTCACCTACGCCAAGACCGAGGTCAACATCGACGGGCTGAACTGCCCGATCGAGTTCCAGAACACCACCTCCTCGCCCGCCAGCAGCGGCATGCCGATCAACCAGTGCTATCGCAACGGCACGACCTATCAGCAGAACCTGCGCGGCGCCCCGCTGCCCGCCAGCCCCAAGTGGCGCATCAGCGCGGTGCCCCGTTATGAGGCGCCGGTCAGCAGCAATCTGAACGCCTTCGGTCAGATCGGCGTGGTCTACACCAGCGCGCAGAACTTCACGCTGGAGCAGGACCCGCTGGCGGTGCAGGGCGCCTATACGCTGGTCGATGCCAGCATCGGGCTTTCGGATGCGTCGGGCCGCTACACCTTCACGCTTTTCGTGAAGAACCTGTTCGACAAGAACTATCTGACCAGCATCGGCCACAACTCGCTGCTCTCCACGACGGCGACGCCCTATGACATGGTGGGCACCTACAACAAGGATGCATCGCGCTACTTCGGCGGCTCGATCTCCTACCGCTTCCGTTAA
- a CDS encoding glycoside hydrolase family 3 N-terminal domain-containing protein, producing MSRPLATALLLPLVSLALCGATKDAPRWRDLNHNHRLDPYEDARLTPTQRTEDLLARMTLEEKVGTLLHGSLPAPGSSSGTSSEGYDMQAVKTLIGEGKLTSFISRLTLPPAQMAKANNDVQAIAAATRLGIPVTISTDPRSHFQAVMGMSNGSVGFSQWPETLGFAALGDPAVVKRFGAIAAREYRAVGIHMALSPQADLASEPRWGRQVGTFGSDPATVSALTAAYIEGFQGGAGGVTPTGVATVVKHWVGYGAEPEGFDGHNIYGRTARLDDRSFALHLAAFKGALAVHPAGVMPTYVITTGVTLDGKPLEPVGAGFSKQLLTDLLRGREGYRGLILSDWAITNDCTGTCAAPTAEKPQVPPAIGMPWGVEGLTKAQRFAKSAEAGVDQFGGVNDPAPLLEAVHAGTISPERIDAAVRPVLMLKFQLGLFDHPFVDVAQAARIVGAPQAQHEADAAQRASQVLLENRNHLLPLHASGRRAWLLGIAPQAAKAAGFTPVEDPAQADVALMRAAAPHEKLHPNHFFGGRQSEGRLDFQPGDPLLAALARLPAKLPVVLAVDMDRPAILTNVKDRAGALLAVFGASDAALLDVVTGKAVARGRLPFELPSSMAAVMAQNPALPDDSAQPLYRRGDGIVAGAHR from the coding sequence ATGTCCCGCCCGCTTGCCACTGCTCTTTTGCTGCCTCTGGTGTCGCTTGCCCTGTGCGGCGCGACGAAGGACGCGCCCCGCTGGCGCGATCTCAACCACAATCACCGCCTCGATCCCTATGAGGATGCGCGCCTGACGCCGACGCAGCGCACCGAAGACCTGCTGGCGCGCATGACGCTGGAAGAGAAGGTGGGCACGCTGCTGCATGGCTCGCTGCCGGCGCCGGGCTCCTCCTCGGGCACGTCGAGCGAGGGCTATGACATGCAAGCGGTCAAAACGCTGATCGGGGAGGGCAAGCTCACCAGCTTTATCAGCCGCCTGACGCTGCCGCCCGCGCAGATGGCCAAGGCCAACAACGATGTGCAGGCCATCGCCGCCGCCACGCGGCTGGGCATTCCCGTCACCATCAGCACCGATCCGCGCAGCCATTTCCAGGCGGTGATGGGCATGAGCAACGGCAGCGTAGGCTTCTCGCAATGGCCCGAGACGCTGGGCTTTGCCGCGCTGGGCGATCCTGCGGTGGTGAAGCGCTTCGGGGCGATTGCCGCGCGCGAATATCGCGCCGTGGGCATCCATATGGCGCTTTCGCCTCAGGCCGATCTGGCCAGCGAACCGCGCTGGGGCCGACAGGTGGGCACCTTCGGTTCGGACCCGGCAACAGTCTCGGCGCTGACGGCTGCCTATATCGAGGGCTTTCAGGGCGGCGCGGGCGGCGTCACCCCCACGGGCGTGGCCACGGTGGTCAAACACTGGGTCGGCTATGGCGCCGAGCCCGAGGGTTTCGACGGCCACAACATCTATGGCCGTACCGCCAGGCTGGACGACCGCAGCTTCGCCCTGCATCTGGCTGCCTTCAAGGGCGCGCTGGCGGTGCATCCGGCGGGTGTGATGCCCACCTATGTCATCACCACCGGCGTCACGCTGGACGGCAAGCCGCTCGAACCGGTGGGCGCGGGCTTCAGCAAGCAATTGCTGACCGATCTGCTGCGCGGGCGCGAAGGCTATAGGGGACTGATCCTCTCCGACTGGGCGATCACCAATGACTGCACCGGCACCTGCGCCGCGCCGACCGCCGAGAAGCCCCAGGTGCCCCCCGCGATCGGCATGCCATGGGGCGTGGAGGGACTCACCAAAGCGCAGCGCTTCGCCAAATCCGCCGAGGCTGGTGTCGACCAGTTCGGCGGCGTCAACGATCCGGCGCCGCTGCTGGAGGCGGTGCATGCCGGCACAATCTCGCCCGAGCGCATCGATGCGGCGGTGCGCCCGGTGCTGATGCTGAAATTCCAGCTTGGCCTGTTCGATCATCCCTTTGTCGATGTGGCGCAGGCCGCGCGCATCGTGGGGGCGCCACAGGCGCAGCATGAGGCCGATGCCGCGCAGCGTGCCTCGCAAGTGCTGCTGGAAAACCGTAATCACCTGCTGCCGCTCCACGCCTCGGGACGCCGCGCCTGGCTGCTGGGCATCGCGCCTCAGGCCGCCAAAGCCGCCGGTTTCACACCGGTCGAGGACCCGGCACAGGCCGATGTCGCCCTGATGCGCGCCGCCGCGCCGCATGAAAAGCTGCACCCGAACCACTTCTTCGGCGGGCGCCAGAGCGAGGGCAGGCTCGACTTTCAGCCCGGCGATCCGCTGCTCGCGGCGCTGGCCCGACTGCCCGCAAAATTGCCGGTGGTGCTGGCCGTCGATATGGACCGGCCCGCGATCCTCACCAATGTGAAGGACCGCGCGGGCGCCCTGCTCGCCGTTTTCGGCGCGAGCGATGCCGCGCTGCTCGATGTGGTGACCGGCAAGGCGGTGGCGCGCGGACGCCTGCCTTTCGAACTGCCCTCCTCCATGGCGGCGGTCATGGCGCAAAACCCGGCCCTGCCCGACGACAGCGCCCAGCCGCTCTATCGCCGGGGCGATGGCATCGTGGCGGGGGCGCATCGGTGA
- a CDS encoding formylglycine-generating enzyme family protein — protein sequence MVAIPGGTFTMGSTAFYPEEAPLRRVKVDPFWIDEVPVTNAEFARFVEATGYRTFAEIAPDPAQYPGMDPALAVPGSAVFTMTDRPVDTSDPSQWWHWMPGADWRHPTGPDSGIADLMDHPVVHVVHQDAAAYAAWAGKALPTEAEFECAARGGLVDKEFAWGDELAPGGVHQANTWQGLFPFANLAEDGWIRTSPVKAFPANGYGVFDMIGNVWEWCEDWWSLPETAKKKAKSACCAVSNPRGGFRAKSFDPASPLVKIPRKVLKGGSHLCAPSYCQRYRPAARHPQSVDSSTSHIGFRCVLRG from the coding sequence ATGGTGGCCATCCCCGGTGGCACCTTCACCATGGGATCAACCGCCTTTTACCCTGAGGAAGCGCCGCTGCGCCGGGTCAAGGTCGATCCTTTCTGGATCGACGAAGTGCCTGTGACCAACGCCGAATTCGCCCGCTTTGTCGAAGCGACCGGCTATCGGACCTTCGCCGAAATCGCGCCCGATCCCGCGCAATATCCCGGCATGGACCCGGCGCTGGCGGTGCCCGGCTCGGCGGTGTTCACGATGACCGACCGGCCGGTCGACACGTCGGACCCGTCGCAATGGTGGCACTGGATGCCCGGCGCCGACTGGCGCCACCCCACCGGGCCGGACAGCGGGATCGCGGATCTGATGGACCATCCGGTGGTGCATGTGGTGCATCAGGATGCCGCCGCCTATGCCGCCTGGGCGGGCAAGGCGCTGCCCACCGAGGCCGAGTTCGAATGTGCCGCGCGCGGCGGGCTGGTCGACAAGGAATTTGCCTGGGGCGATGAGCTGGCACCAGGCGGCGTGCATCAGGCCAACACCTGGCAGGGCCTGTTCCCCTTCGCCAATCTGGCCGAGGATGGCTGGATCCGCACTAGCCCGGTGAAGGCCTTTCCCGCCAATGGTTATGGCGTTTTCGACATGATCGGCAATGTCTGGGAATGGTGCGAGGACTGGTGGAGCCTGCCCGAAACCGCGAAAAAGAAAGCCAAATCCGCCTGCTGCGCCGTCAGCAACCCGCGCGGCGGCTTTCGCGCCAAAAGCTTCGATCCGGCCAGCCCCCTCGTCAAGATCCCGCGCAAGGTGCTGAAGGGCGGCTCGCATCTGTGCGCGCCCAGCTATTGCCAGCGCTATCGCCCCGCCGCCCGCCATCCGCAGAGCGTGGACAGCTCCACCAGCCATATCGGCTTCCGCTGCGTGCTGCGGGGCTGA
- a CDS encoding glutathione S-transferase family protein has protein sequence MLVRLFDNYAMTPMQAIVGDALRPDDQRDAFGVERARGMLDTAYDWWDRRMRSREWAAGDAFSLADCAAGPSLFYADWAHPIGDQFPQLAAYRARLLTRPSVRRCVDEARPYRRFFPLGAPDRD, from the coding sequence ATGCTTGTCCGCCTGTTCGACAACTATGCGATGACGCCGATGCAGGCGATCGTCGGTGATGCCTTGCGCCCTGACGATCAACGCGACGCCTTTGGCGTGGAGCGGGCCAGGGGGATGCTCGATACGGCCTATGACTGGTGGGATCGCCGTATGCGCTCACGTGAATGGGCGGCGGGAGACGCTTTCTCGCTGGCCGATTGCGCCGCCGGCCCGTCGCTGTTCTATGCAGACTGGGCGCATCCGATCGGCGACCAATTTCCGCAACTCGCCGCTTACCGCGCAAGGTTGCTGACGCGACCGAGCGTCAGACGCTGTGTCGATGAGGCACGGCCCTATCGCAGGTTTTTCCCATTGGGCGCCCCCGATCGCGATTGA
- a CDS encoding TonB-dependent siderophore receptor encodes MATKFKLCLGVALVACAVPIWAQAADAPAPAAPSLAEKDAPASEDETGIVVSGKYTIPNKIDTATGLGLTIRETPQSVSIVTAQRILDQNLISVKDVVENGIGVVVKETDDVRNSFYARGFQIQNTQIDGVPTAWALGGDRGETIADVSIYDRVEIVRGATGLLSGVGDPSASINFVRKHADKTKWGGYANAAYGSWDTWRLSGDVGGKVDAEGRVRVRGVARYEQGKGFTDFYRNKKLVLYGVVDADITPDTLLRAGFSHQKNTPHGVFWGSLPTFYSDNTVANWDRSKTTTQPWTTWQTVNQSAFATLSHNFGNGWSLTGNYNRNRNTQFTQILYLSGKVDKTTGLGLASNPYSAYGESIQNSYDAQLKGKLTVFGRDHELVLGYLNSVINRQTDSYTPLGGYPPAGNFLTWNANSYPNAGFSTTPNVGVEKQRIKQIGYYGALRINVADWLKVIGGGRLASWRQTGVAYGTVSNYGNKDVFIPYAGVLADLAHNHRLYASYTTIYQPQNLRDRNYNQLDPVTGKSYEVGVKSAFFNEALQTSAALFRIEQDNLGQVDGEQIAIPGVTLAQLYQPYVGARGVVSEGFELEATGSPLPNWNLNAGYSLFRAKTAAGLDANADQPRSVFKVFSTYTIPTILQGLTFGGGMNYRSSGYTNGTITGTTTAFRFQQDGFALVSLMMRLNLTDRASLQANIDNLLDKTYFSQIGSFSQYRYGEPRNFTVSANYRF; translated from the coding sequence TTGGCAACCAAATTCAAGCTCTGCCTGGGCGTGGCGCTCGTGGCATGTGCGGTGCCGATCTGGGCGCAAGCCGCCGATGCGCCTGCACCCGCCGCGCCATCGCTTGCCGAAAAGGACGCGCCAGCCAGCGAGGACGAAACGGGCATCGTCGTCAGCGGCAAATACACGATCCCCAACAAGATCGACACTGCCACCGGCCTTGGCCTCACCATTCGCGAGACGCCCCAGTCGGTCAGCATCGTGACGGCGCAGCGCATCCTCGACCAGAACCTCATCAGCGTGAAGGACGTGGTCGAGAACGGCATCGGCGTGGTCGTCAAGGAAACCGATGACGTCCGCAACTCCTTCTACGCGCGCGGCTTCCAGATCCAGAACACCCAGATCGACGGCGTGCCGACCGCATGGGCGCTGGGCGGCGACCGGGGCGAAACCATCGCCGACGTGTCGATTTACGATCGCGTCGAGATTGTGCGCGGCGCCACCGGCCTGCTGAGCGGCGTGGGTGACCCTTCCGCCTCGATCAACTTTGTGCGCAAGCATGCCGACAAGACGAAGTGGGGCGGCTACGCCAACGCGGCCTACGGCAGTTGGGATACCTGGCGCCTGTCGGGCGATGTCGGCGGCAAGGTCGACGCCGAAGGGCGCGTGCGCGTGCGCGGTGTGGCCCGCTATGAACAGGGCAAAGGCTTCACCGACTTCTACAGGAACAAGAAGCTCGTGCTCTACGGGGTCGTCGATGCCGACATCACGCCGGACACGCTGCTGCGCGCGGGCTTCAGCCATCAGAAGAACACGCCGCACGGCGTCTTCTGGGGCAGCCTGCCGACCTTCTACAGCGACAACACCGTCGCCAACTGGGATCGCTCGAAGACCACCACCCAGCCGTGGACGACCTGGCAGACGGTCAATCAGTCCGCCTTCGCCACGCTCAGCCATAATTTCGGCAACGGCTGGAGCCTGACCGGCAATTACAACCGCAACCGCAACACGCAGTTCACGCAGATCCTGTATCTCTCGGGCAAGGTGGACAAGACGACCGGCCTCGGCCTCGCCAGCAATCCCTATTCGGCCTATGGCGAGAGCATTCAGAACAGCTACGATGCGCAGTTGAAGGGCAAGCTGACCGTCTTTGGTCGCGACCATGAACTGGTGCTGGGCTATCTGAACAGCGTCATCAACCGCCAGACCGACTCCTACACGCCGCTCGGTGGCTACCCGCCGGCCGGGAACTTCCTGACGTGGAACGCCAATTCCTATCCGAATGCCGGCTTCTCGACGACGCCGAACGTAGGCGTGGAAAAGCAGCGGATCAAGCAGATCGGCTATTATGGCGCGCTGCGCATCAATGTGGCGGATTGGCTGAAGGTGATCGGCGGCGGGCGTCTCGCCTCGTGGCGGCAGACCGGCGTGGCTTATGGCACGGTCAGCAATTACGGCAACAAGGACGTCTTCATTCCCTACGCCGGTGTGCTGGCGGATCTGGCGCACAACCATCGCCTGTATGCCAGCTACACCACCATCTATCAGCCGCAGAACCTGCGTGACAGGAACTACAATCAGCTCGACCCGGTCACCGGCAAGTCCTACGAGGTCGGCGTGAAGAGCGCCTTCTTCAACGAGGCGTTGCAGACCTCGGCCGCCCTTTTCCGCATCGAGCAGGACAATCTCGGGCAGGTCGATGGCGAGCAGATTGCCATTCCGGGCGTCACGCTGGCTCAGTTGTACCAGCCCTATGTCGGGGCGCGGGGCGTGGTGAGCGAAGGCTTCGAGCTTGAGGCGACGGGCAGCCCGCTGCCGAACTGGAACCTGAATGCCGGTTACAGCCTGTTCCGCGCCAAAACCGCCGCCGGACTCGATGCCAACGCCGATCAGCCGCGCAGCGTGTTCAAGGTCTTCTCGACCTATACGATCCCGACCATCCTGCAGGGTCTGACCTTCGGCGGCGGCATGAACTATCGCAGCTCGGGCTACACGAACGGCACGATTACCGGCACCACGACGGCGTTCCGTTTCCAGCAGGATGGCTTTGCGCTGGTCAGTCTGATGATGCGCCTTAACCTCACCGATCGGGCGAGCCTGCAGGCGAATATCGATAATCTGCTGGACAAGACCTATTTCAGCCAGATCGGCTCGTTCAGCCAATATCGTTATGGCGAGCCGCGCAACTTCACGGTGAGCGCGAATTACCGCTTCTGA
- a CDS encoding EamA family transporter has product MVALATLGSYGLYYVCLSRFSPTKVSTVLYLSPPVAMLWARAMFGEPLSLGMGIGLVVTLGGVFIANRGGQH; this is encoded by the coding sequence TTGGTCGCATTGGCAACATTAGGCAGCTACGGCCTCTATTATGTTTGCCTGAGCCGCTTTTCACCGACGAAGGTCAGCACGGTGCTGTATCTCAGCCCACCCGTGGCGATGCTCTGGGCGCGAGCCATGTTTGGCGAACCGCTCTCACTGGGCATGGGGATCGGGCTGGTTGTGACGTTGGGCGGTGTGTTTATCGCCAATCGCGGCGGGCAACATTGA